A stretch of the Medicago truncatula cultivar Jemalong A17 chromosome 5, MtrunA17r5.0-ANR, whole genome shotgun sequence genome encodes the following:
- the LOC11416692 gene encoding mitoferrin codes for MATEARTKFQNPDYRPDFTNLTPPAAPSTHDGLHYWQFMISGSIAGCIEHMAMFPVDTVKTHMQAITSCPIKSVSVRQALQSILKSEGPSALYRGIGAMGLGAGPAHAVYFSVYETLKKKFSHGNVNDHFVHAGSGVCATVASDAVFTPMDMVKQRLQLSNSGYKGVFDCVKRVLSEEGFGAFYASYRTTVLMNAPFTAVHFATYEAAKRGLNEISPESVDDERLIVHATAGAAAGGLAAAVTTPLDVVKTQLQCQGVCGCDRFKSGSIGDVIKTIVKKDGYKGLMRGWVPRMLFHAPAAAICWSTYEAGKSFFQDYNEQRDSGTVT; via the exons ATGGCCACAGAAGCTAGAACAAAGTTTCAAAACCCAGATTACCGACCCGATTTCACAAACTTAACGCCGCCGGCGGCACCGTCAACTCACGACGGTCTTCACTACTGGCAATTCATGATTTCTGGATCCATCGCTGGCTGTATCGAACACATGGCAATGTTTCCTGTTGACACCGTTAAAACTCATATGCAAGCCATCACATCTTGTCCAATTAAATCCGTTTCCGTCCGTCAAGCACTTCAGTCAATCTTAAAATCAGAAGGCCCGTCCGCTTTATACCGCGGTATCGGTGCAATGGGCCTTGGCGCCGGTCCGGCCCACGCTGTTTATTTCTCGGTTTATGAAACACTTAAAAAGAAATTCTCACATGGAAATGTTAACGATCATTTTGTTCATGCTGGTTCGGGGGTTTGCGCGACGGTGGCGAGTGACGCGGTTTTTACGCCGATGGATATGGTTAAACAGAGATTGCAGTTGAGTAATAGTGGTTATAAAGGTGTGTTTGATTGTGTGAAGAGGGTTTTGAGTGAGGAAGGGTTTGGTGCTTTTTATGCTAGTTATAGGACTACTGTTTTGATGAATGCGCCTTTTACCGCTGTGCATTTCGCGACTTATGAGGCTGCAAAAAGAGGGTTGAATGAGATTTCGCCGGAGAGTGTTGATGATGAGAGGTTGATTGTTCATGCTACTGCCGGGGCCGCTGCTGGTGGGTTGGCTGCTGCTGTTACTACGCCGCTTGATGTTGTTAAAACTCAATTGCAATGCCAG GGTGTGTGTGGATGTGATAGGTTCAAAAGTGGTTCCATTGGCGATGTTATTAAAACAATAGTGAAAAAGGATGGATACAAAGGGCTCATGCGAGGGTGGGTTCCAAGGATGCTCTTTCATGCTCCTGCAGCCGCTATCTGCTGGTCTACATATGAAGCTGGAAAATCTTTTTTCCAAGATTACAATGAGCAGAGAGATTCTGGAACTGTCACCTAA
- the LOC11410084 gene encoding uncharacterized protein yields the protein MAPKKTQLELQASSKKRTKNSDEDDEPVLNVNSKKRLAPQKTLNKLINKTALEPEASSVMKNLPEDDHDHKTVLNVVDSNKLKTDDGNKGIETSKTPLKSEDDEPWNPSKPLPEGFVPWLEHDHDKCIAEQLGIDLDAPIPAEYADYFYNQATPSPEGSFNLDYSDSELAKIDPLDFPREPTPPMRFRSICSSSSSSSDGDPMDLGSDNDSDGSKERKREEAYEKRLEFKSRSDVKTAKWLKKLADDKARRKPTI from the exons ATGGCACCCAAAA AGACACAACTTGAGCTTCAAGCGTCATCTAAGAAGAGAACCAAGAAttcagatgaagatgatgagccTGTCTTGAATGTCAATTCAAAGAAACGGCTTGCTCCTCAAAAAACACTAAACAAGCTGATAAACAAAACGGCACTTGAACCTGAAGCGTCATCTGTGATGAAGAATTTACCCGAAGATGACCATGATCACA AGACCGTCTTGAATGTCGTCGACTCAAATAAGCTTAAAACAGATGATGGAAACAAAGGAATTGAAACAAGCAAAACACCACTTAAATCTGAAGATGATGAACCTTGGAATCCTAGTAAGCCCTTACCTGAAGGCTTTGTACCTTGGCTTGAGCATGATCATGATAAGTGTATTGCAGAACAATTGGGAATCGACCTTGATGCTCCGATACCAGCGGAGT ATGCCGATTATTTTTACAATCAG GCTACTCCTTCCCCAGAAGGATCATTCAATTTAGATTATTCAGATTCAGAATTAGCCAAAATCGATCCACTCGATTTCCCTCGGGAACCTACTCCACCAATGCGATTTCGATCTATATGTAGTAgctcttcatcatcttctgaTGGAGATCCAATGGATCTTGGGTCTGATAATGACTCAGATGGTTCCAAGGAAAGGAAAAGGGAAGAAGCGTACGAAAAACGGCTTGAATTCAAGTCCCGCTCTGATGTAAAAACTGCCAAATGGCTCAAAAAGCTTGCTGACGACAAGGCCAGGAGGAAACCAACTATTTGA